From the genome of Rhinoderma darwinii isolate aRhiDar2 chromosome 1, aRhiDar2.hap1, whole genome shotgun sequence:
atgaagCACTAATCCAGTAATACCCGGAGCAATTATTTCTTAGAGCCCAATTCCTACCTCAAAGAAGCTTGGTTTGAGGGGCAAGTAAAGCATTGTAGAATTCTTTCCTAGAACTACTTTCTGGTTTAGATGTGTTGACTGTTTTGCCAAGTATCTTTAAGCCCTTCCCTCTGTAgccaattttcattttctccacCCCGCTTTCCAgaagtcatttttatttttcagtcaacatagccgtatgagggtttgttttttgcgtgacaagttgtagtttttcatggcaccatttattgtaccatgtaatgtactgggaaactgcaaaaaaatttgCGGGGGAAATTAGCAAAAAACAGGATTCATCGATTGTTTTttagggtttcgtttttacagcattcattgtgtggtaaaaacgatgttagttaactttattctttgggttTATAAGATTACGGCGGTACCACATTTTTTATAGTTATTTTTATATGTTTGTTAAcacaagttttaaaaaataaagtttggtgccaccacattctgagagcgataagttttttttatttctctagagattaagccctcataccgccaaTTTTGTGCGGGTCGAGCTGTAAAttctttggtaccattttggggtacaagcaaatttttgatcacttattacttTTTTTGTGGGTGCTAAGGTGACCCAAGTCTaaatttttacagcattcactgtgtgggTTTAATATTGTTATACTGTAATCGTTCTGAcgtagcgataccagttatgttcattttcatatttattttttaacaatacttaaaaaaacaacaaaaaacacaccACCTTTATTTAACAGATTACACCAGCTATCCACTacatactacaatactaatgtattgcagtagatcgtgatTTTGACAGGGCTTAGTAGGGGGAACGAACATGGAAGACTTCTGATAATGACTTAGATGCCGAGGTCAaaagcgaccacggcatctaagtggttaaacgagcAGTATCAAAGAGATATTGGATTCCgctcgttgcagtgaggtgtaagttgtaacatacagccgaaacCCCTCAGTATCGGCCCGTGAGACTGCTCTATACTTCCCCCTTAATGGCGGTCACGTACCTGTACGTGACattgcgttaagaggttaaacagGCCAAAATCAGTTTGCATtctcgtcagaacggagccctgacagacacaaacggaaaccgtatgtttattttcatcaccattgatttcattggcgacggatccggtgccaatggtttccgtttgtctccgttgtgtaagggttccgtcgttttgacggaataccgtagtcgactacggtttccatttgtgtcagtcagggctctatttCGACGGAAAGCTCAGCTGGAACGTTGGAATGGAGccctaacggatatgtgaacgaagcctaagagtgACGGATCTCGATTGCCAGGGAACCACTGACCAGGTAGTAAGGAACCTGGTTGGGAGACACTGCACTAATTTTACATAGGTTTCCTTCTGTCACCTTACCATAAAATATAACGGTTTATAAAACTTTAACCCCTTGTCACCGAAgtaatattttttgggggttttcttttTTCCTCCCGGCATTCCAAAAAccgaatgagggcttgttttttgcgggacgagttgtagtttttaagggCACCATTTAACggatcatataatgtactgggagacgggaaaagaaaaatcattgttaggtggaatgggaaaaagctgcaattcctccattgtttttcagGTTTTATTTTGACGGCGTTAACTATGTGGTAAACGACATGTCACCCATATTCTGCGGGTAGATACGGTTTTACCGCTTTaaatatgtattgcagtgtatagtacctTTAACTGGCTCCTATTAAGCACTGCCTTCagccttcattagacccccaaggctgccatgacaagcatcggcaccccgcgatcccGTCTCAGGAGGAGGGGCAATGGGCTGACTTAGGGGGCTCCCCCTCATTTAGATTTCACGGTCACTATCGACCACCGGATCCAATTGGTTAAATGGCCAAGATCAGAGTCATCTCCGAACCTGACCGCCGCAGTGTGGTATGTagtgctttatttttttatttttattctttaataTGGTAACATTTCAATTCTTCACCAAGTGAGATATATACGTCGTGCATTTCTTGATCACAATTAATTACCTGATTCGGAAGGCATGCCAGTAGATACAACACAAAATCTCCAATCCACTGGATCAGCTGCTGTAGAGACTGAAGGGTTGGCATGTCAAGTACAAACTCCTCCGTCTTCAAGTTAATCATAACCTTGTCTATATCTGAAGAGCGAAATATTTACTTATATTTAGTATATATTACAGACTGGATTTACTCGCAAAAATGTATCAACGACGTGCTTTAAGACCCTTACCTGTGTCAGGAAACTTATTGCAGATCTCAATAAGCCGGTCTCCTGGACTTTTGTCAGGCGTGTGGAGTACATGTGGCCGAAGTAAGGACTTCAGGGTGCAGCTGATGGAGATTAGGAACAGTTTGGCATGGTAGTCACAGACACGAGTGATTGTGCTAGGTGACAGTTTACAAAGTGAGGCTTTCATGGACAGAATCCTGGTGGAAAGGACCTAAAAGGGTTAACAAGAGTTTTAATTGCCTGTCTTCTATATCCTTTTGTACTTAATGTTTACTTTATAAACACCCCTAAGTTAAAGGAGTCTGTCCTGGGGAAAGATTGCATCTCAAGAGAatcgtggcgccatctacaggcagggctgcgtgtgtggcgctatattatatatatatatatatatatatatatatatatatatatatatatatgtacactaccgttcaaaagtttagggtcacccagacaattttgtgttttccatgaaaactcacacttatatttatcaaatgagttgcaaaatgactagaaaatatagtcaagacattgataaggttagaaataatgatttttatttgaaacaataattttctccttcaaactttgctttcgtcaaagaatgctccatttgcatcaattacagcattgcaggcctttggcattctagcggttaatttgctgaggtaatcgggagatatttcaccccatgcttccagaaggccctcccacaagttggattggcttgatggcacttcttgcgtaccatacggtcaagctgctcccacaacagctctatggggttgagatctagtgactgcgctggccactccattacagatagaataccagctgcctgcttcttccctaaatagttcttgcataatttggaggtgtgctttgggtcattgtcctgttgtaggatgaaattggctccaatcaagcgctgtccacagggtatggcatggcgttgcaaaatggagtgatagccttccttattcaaaatcccttttaccttgtacaaatctcccactttaccagcaccaaagcaaccccagaccatcacattacctccaccatgcttggcagatggcgtcaggcactcttccagcatcttttcagttgttctgcgtctcacaaatgttcttctgtgtgatccaaacacctcaaacttcgattcgcctGTCCataacttttttccaatcttcctctgtccaatgtctgtgtgcttttgcccatattaatcttttccttttattagccagtctcagatatggctttttctttgccactctgccctgaagaccagcatcccggagtcgcctcttcactgtagacgttgacactggcgttttgcgggtactatttaatgaagctgccagttgaggacctgtgaggcgtctatttctcaaactagagactctaatgtacttgtcttgttgctcagttgtgcagcggggcctcccacttctctttctactctggttagagcctgtgtgtgctgtcctctgaagggagtagtacacaccgttgtaggaaatcttcagtttcttggcaatttctcgcatggaatagccttcatttctaagaacaagaatagactgtcgagtttcacatgaaagctctctttttctagccattttgagagtttaatcgaacccacaaatgtaatgctccagattctcaactagctcaaaggaaggtgagttttatagctcctctaacagcaaaactgtttacagcggtgctaacataattgcacaagggttttcaagtgttttctaatcatccattagccttctaacacagttagcaaacacaatgtaccattggaacactggagtgatggttgctggaaatgggcctctatacacccatgtagatattgtattaaaaaccagacgcttgcagctagaatagtcatttagcccattaacaatgtatacagtgtatttctgattaatttaatgttatcttcattgaaaaactgtgcttttctttcaaaaataaggaaatttctaagtgaccccaaacttttgaccgctagtgtatatggacagtggtgttagagggattctttcattgatgcctataattggtgtttataacggtCTATTTTACCGTACTTGTACTGTAAAATACGTACttttaatattatagtatttaaaaaaggaaTTAAAAAACTAACGTGAAATAAGTTTTATGTTTCTCTTATTTAGTGCGctgtattagcgtttactgggggtaataCTTTTGGTCAtctgatcgcccaccattgatggagacttggccTGCTCCGGaggtgccaagacttagagggaacattcctCCTAACAAATCGAAtaggctatgatgctgataactacagcgtaattttgaaaaaaataaattaatgttcatttgcaaagttatttttctaaatatgcttatTTGTCTATACTTGccaaaaaggagggggggggggggagggggccaCGACTTTTTTTTCACTCTGGTCAGTGTAATATTTTCTGTAAGACGCGGCCCAATCAGCATTATACAGTCCCctgcccagcccagcaacacagtgtaatCATATTGTATGCAGCTTCCATTCCAGACTGTTCTTCACAGCTAGAAATGTGAGCGTGGtatagattagaatctcatctttcatatgccaccagaaccactgttctaggtggcccATACCCGGAAATATGGCTATTTGAAATGATCCCCCTTCCcttcagcctcagtctctcacacggtgtgaagcagcttcatgctgataggacagcgtcagaggctgtgaggtagctccacctcagaagaatcgctggtgttgacacccacttggctAATACAGCTTCatttgcagatttaaaaaaaaaaaaaaaacataactaaaataaacattttgggacacaattgtcactagcattatcagtgtgacagctcctataagattagctaggagattgggcattactaaactagtgacagaacctctttaatgaCAGCAATTAATAGTCCATGGTCTACAAGTTTTTGGATTATTCTGTGATTCTGTAGTCAGGTCTCACCTGTTGCAGTGCAGCATTCTGTTTGGTGTACTCCTCATGCAGCTTCTCAACTAAGTTGTGTACCATGTTTGGCTGCACATGCAGCAGAATGTCCCACCAGTCATAGCCGGTCACCATGCAGTATTCAAGAAGGAACAGAAGATGACGAAGTGACGTAGTCATATCAAGTGCATGCCCCATTGATGGGGAGACCCTCAGCATACTGAGCTGTAAAACAGAGATCTTAAGTCAATAATAGGGGACAGTAACTAAAGTATCTGATGATGCCTATATGTCAAATTTTCCAAACAAGACACTAAAATGGCAGCCGCTATGCAGGAATTGATGTGTTATCCTTAACGTGTACTGTGACTGACAACTATCCCTTCCCAGAGATGTTTTTATGCTACAGGCGCCAGACTCCGGTTTTCCCCAACAGAGTTTGAGGATCTACTCTACAAAGAATTAAAGCACCCTGACAGGAGCTTGCCTCCCTCCAAGTGGACTGACATGGTCCATGTACCAAACGTGAAAGATAGATATTTATGGTTTTATTTTACACTGTTCTCCATCTCCTGACAGCCTGCCATGAGAGGGAGAAGTTAGAGGGGGcagttgtcacaatgatcacatacCCAGAGACGTCACggattggtctctgggcagagctccgtgatgtcagctgtatcacggagctaaatgccGCTACAGAGCGACAAACAGGCTCtctctgcaggacgttctagaacggccctgcagagttaattaaGGACCGCTCGGACCTGGCTAcggagataaaataaaaaaaacttgatttaaaacaTAGGTTATTTTTCCGATTAAacataaagggtatgttcacacacagggagcaaaaacgtctcaaaatacggagatgttttcaagggaaaacagctcctgattttcagatgttttttaagccactcgccattttcactgcgtttttttacggccgtttttagagcttttttcgctagagtcaatgaaaaacagttcctaaaacgtcccaagaagtgacctgcactttttcacgcgtaaaaaaacgcagcgaaaaacgctccgtcggaaaaataggccgtgtgaacataccctaatgataaaaggcaaaaaaaaaaaaaaaaaaagagtcacaaGTCATTACTCAATGTCATCATAGGGAgctaaaccataggtttccgttaccattgatttcaatggtgatggatccagtgccagtggtttcagtttgtctccattgtgcaagggttccgacggaaagcaccgatggaacgtcggaacggagccctagcgcagatgtgaacgaagcacaACTACTTCAGAGGACAAAAACAAAATACTACAACAATGAAGCAAGCAACATGAATTATGGGCACATTATATGGAGTATTAAAGTGCATTTATTTTCTTTCTACTAACCTTGCCCTGAGTGTCCAAGCCAACTAaagccagagaggtccaagacatCTGCAAAGCCTTAAAGTGTACACATGGGGTAGGTGATCGCTGGCGTTTTAAGCTAGGTTCTTCAGATTGGCGAATAGAGGAGCCAAATAAGACAGCCATTGTCTGTAGTGACAGTCTGTGAACAATGTGCACATTGCCATCATGGAATGCCAGAGCAAGTCCTGGAAAAGGGGTTGAAATCAAATTATTAGAAAGATCATGTATCCATACAAATAATCTACTAACTTCCACCAACTAAACTTATTTTCTATATAAGAAACGGGTCATCTAAAACAAAGAAGATCATGAATATCGTACCTAGACCAGGATAGAATTTAGTATCATTTGCAACTTTGATGTCTGTGTTAGTAAGGGAAATTGGCAGTTTGGGCAGTGCCACGGCAGAAACACGCTCCAGTTCATTTGTAGCAGATAATATTCGCCACTTTAGGATCATTGGTTGCTTATCACTTActgcagggagaaaaaaaatagaacagcATAAGGCATAGTAACAGACAAAACGTTTGTGTATATAGGATTATACATTACATACTATATGGCCACAAGTACAACAGTTAGGTTGGTCAAATTTCTGCCCTTTTAGTTGTCCATGTAAGTTTAAAGGCATTTTATGGGTCAGCATGATAATACCCCCTTGATAAAAGCAATGTCCATAAACATATCGTTTGTCTAGTTTACCGTGGAAAAAGGTCACTGGTCTGCATAGAGCCTTCATCTCAACCACCaaaacaccttaaagaggctttgtcaccagattatcaaatccctatctcctattgcatgtgatcggcgctgcaatgtagagaacagtaaaaaaaaaatatttttttcgaaaaacgatcatttttggccaagttatgagcaattttatatttatgcaaatgagcctttctaattgacaactgggcgtgtttacttgttttactagctgggcgttgtgaatagaagtgtttgtcagcatcatatgtcagcatcatccacttctatacacaacgcccagctagtataacgcccagttgtccattagaaaggctaatttgcataaatataaaatagctcataacttggccaaaaatgatagttttaaaaaaagaaacaaacgttactgttctgtacattgcagcgccgatcacatgcaataggagatagggggttgagaatgtggtgacagagcctctttaacctcttcctgcCCCATGAGGTACATTTATGTAATGGGAATTCTATAGTTCCCGATGGATGACATAAAATTAACTCCGATACTGGCCGCTTATCCCCTTAGATTCAAGGTTACAAAGACAGGCTAAATACACAGCAATCCAGATGTTTTATTGTATAgtgggacagaaaaaaaaacaaaaaaaaaataactcaaAATTatgtccagcctggacgtcatgtgtattcagaatcctgacacttctgactcttttctttgagatttccagcaagtgaaacgaaatctcgtttacctccgtaatctggcgagatttcgtttcccttgctagaaatctcaaagaaaagagtcagaagtgtcaggattcggaatacacatgacgtccaggtgtattcattatcaggatacttgattaacgttaatctctgtttatgtggctgcacatcgctgctgtgtaaataaatgtagaggagtgtatgatgctgactggtcattgattggtcagcgtcatacacgtaaacacgcccagttaaaaaaacacaatacacgcccagttggacataacgaaaaaaaaaaacgtccagttgtccattacaaacctcatttgcatatatatatatatatatatatatataaaaaatagctcataacttggccaaaaatgaacgtttttaaaaaaaaaaaagttactgttatctacattgcagcgccgatcacatgcaataggagataggggtttgagaatctggtgacagagcctctttaacccaaaCAGTGAAAATTATAACGATGCCATAACATCTGTTTTTTTTGCACAtcccacctcccaaaaaatggaattcaaagttatcaaaaagtcctaTGTAACCCAGAATAGTATAcataaaccaaaaaaaaaacaaaaaactgtcgctgtcaaaccattgcagcaaaatggTGCAGTTGCCACAATTTGcgtaaaaaaaagcattttcacaGCAGCGCGTGAAACCAGCCTGgagatattatatatttaaaatataaaaGTAGGTATACAGAGGGAGATTTTTCAGAAAAATAACTTGGTCCGATGAAGCCACCGTTAAACTTTCAGCAGCTGTCAATAGGCACAACTGTTTATTACTCAATAGAAAATCTCCTTGCAACAATTGAAGAACAGTTGAATCAACCTGGGGTTACAGTGTCACGTAAAAGGGGTAATTGGACCTATCTTCTACAATACAACAGTTACCCCACACCTGGACCAGAACAtgctccaagaaaatgtaataTCACAATTTCAGTTGGAGAATGAAAATGAAGACTTCTATTTTCAGCAAGATGGAGCCCTCCGCACTATGCTTTAGCGGTGCGCCATTTTCTTGACAAAAAATAGGTGGATAGGTAGAGGAGGCCCAGTTGAATGGCCACCACGATCACCAGATTTACCCCAATGTACTTTTTCTTTTGGGGAGTGATCAAGGATAAGCTATATTGAAGAAAATGACGCACGGTTGAGAACATGATTCAGTTCATAAAAGCCAAGAAATTAatgccaataaaaaaaaactttgtgccaAAATGAGAGTGTAAAAAATGACAGCAAACGTGTAAATAGTGAGGGCCACGAATGTGAGCATATAAAAGAGATTGTACTTAGAGAacatttcacctgcccatacatgtgcagcatgtaataggcagggctgcacaaacactgtctcacttcacattttttttcctatcttcctccgttatttacatatctgtgccattatatttggcgcccgttatgtaaataagcccctgaactgtcaatggggcgtttctatctaacttagTGGCAAGGGGGCATGAGGTCTTTGCTCTGTCCGTAGCtgtttggacagtgtcagagcggagacttcacgcccccttgccatttagttagaaatgccccattgacagttcaggggcttatttacataatcGGGCGTCAAAcagaacggcaccgatatgtaaataacggaggaagataggaaaaataatttcaagtgagaGTTTTTGTACAGCCCTCCCCATTAGATGCTGcacgtgtatgggcaggtgaaaggttctcggtAACGGTTTTGTTctataaaataccatttaaacTGTATACCCATCATATTTACCTATTACTTAAAccgtatacctacttatgcacccccctgtatatatgctactaagggtgtattcacacttgcagattttggtttttttttatccatttttcaAAACAAAGTGTGGATCATAAAGTGAGAGAGGAGTATAAAGGAAATATACTAATTCACCTCATAGTTGAatccactactggttttggcctcgaaaacctgcacatgtgaatacaccctaatccCAGAAAGCATAACACTTGTATGTAGACACTCATTTACGATAAACCTTAAAAATCTGGCTGCAACAACTGAGCCCCCACCCCaataaaacgcagtgaaaacacAGCTAAATGCTGTGTGCTAAGCCAGTCTTATAATTAATGGGGACACTGCCACCCAACAAATAGGACAGGTACAACCACCAATAAAGAGTAGTTGAATGAAATATCGGCAAAGAAGGTCAGTCCTCTCCCTGATAGCAATCCAAAGAGCCAAGGATAACAGCATCCATGCAAGTTCACCTTTTTAATGTGCCTTTACATAtagcataaaaaaagaaaatgtcacGTGTTGACTCAAAGGATGAGCCGTCCTCAAGGCTGTTGTCCTCAAGGGAGCCGTCCTCAAGGCTGTTGTCCTCAAGGCTGTTGTCCTCAAGGCTGTTGTCCTCAAGGCTGTTGTCCTCAAGGCTGTTGTCCTCAAGGCTGTTGTCCTCAAGGCTGTTGTCCTCAAGGCTGTTGTCCTCAAGGCTGTTGTCCTCAAGGCTGTTGTCCTCAAGGCTGTTGTCCTCAAGGCTGTTGTCCTCAAGGCTGTTGTCCTCAAGGCTGTTGTCCTCAAGGCTGTTGTCCTCAAGGCTGTTGTCCTCAAGGCTGTTGTCCTCAAGGCTGTTGTCCTCGTCTCTTTTTCAGACTGACGCCTAGCCAGGCCTTATTGCCAAACATCAGTGGCTTATCCAAAACAGCCATGTTACAAGAGGATTCCCAGAAAAGTGCCGGCAGGGATATATGAATACAACGTTCAGGTGCCCACATACTTTACACAATGTACAGCACATGGAAGTATGACTTACCTCCAGGAGACAACTGCTGGAAGATATTATTAAGAGGAAGCCCCTCTTTCCTGAGGGACCAGCACTCGGCTACACTGGAACACTGATTAGAGGCACAGAGGAGGACCTAGCAAAAACAGAAGACCTTTATCACTGATCTAGTAAAGGGCACATAACATAAGAGATATATGGAAACTTATGGGAAAAACAGACTGAAGCCATTATACATAGCAACCAACCAGGTGATCTGTCTGGTTGCTACTTCCACCAGCTCCAGTTGTCCTTTACGCTTCTCCCCCTTTTAAGCACccagaaggaggaaaaaaaatcttcagGTTTCTAGACTGCCGGTCTTTACCTGCTCAGACATATCTCGAGCAAGGAACTTGAGATGCGTTACTGCAGGAAACTTGTCCTTGCGTGCGGGATCTGTGGTGCATCGCATGAAGAGCGATGGTAGGATCTCCGTGTCGATTTTGCATTTCTCACTCACAACAGATACACAGACTTTATAGAACTGCACTGGGGACGTGCTGCTTCCATCACATGTGGCTACAACTATGTTTCCACCTCCCGTAAAGGCTATGTCAGCCAGAGCCACCCTGCAGCGAAGGCGGCACAGACTTTCTGTAGCAGTCAACACTTGTCCATTCGGCTTCAGCAAAGACACAGTCACCAATCCACTGACAGTAACAGCAATCCAGCCTTCCATCGGTTTTCCTCCAAACAGGGTAAGGGACGGGGAGAACTTTACACGAGAGAATTTTTCTCCAAAACTGGAAACTCCAGActgattaaattaaaaaaaacaaaaaaaaaaaaaaaaaaaagaaaagcagaaTGAAAGCTGTGAGCATGAGATACAAACATAAGCAATATATTACACaaaaagactaaggcctcatgcatacaacCATTGCGGTTTTCTCCATGATTTCACCAGTTTAGTGAagccgcaaatccggaccgtaaaaggACTTGTTCTCGCTGTCCCAGCACAGATCCATGAAAACCACGTCGTGCGCATGAGGCCATAGAAATGAGCGGGtctgtaatttatttaaaaaggacaaatgcacggcctaagaagaAACAGTGATGATAAACAAATATATCACTGACCTTCTCCACGTGGAGTGCCAATTTCACCCCATTGTGAAGCCACGAAAGAGCGATAATGGGGTCACCATCCACTTCACTTCCCACTAAGCTTTGCCAGCTATTTGCTAAGTGGTCAGTCATGCCCCAACATTTTATCCGGCCATCTGCATCCGCTGAGAGAAGGCGGGATCCtataaaacaggaaaacactgctGAGAACAATCTTACTACAACCTATTCAAATCTCTTCAAGtggagctaaacgtttgacaaacttctgacatgccatagtgacatgtcagaagttgggactggtgggggtccgagcactgagacccccaccaatcgctagaatgaagcagctgaagcactcgtgtgagcactcagccgcttcgtgtccgtttggctttttccggaaagctgatgtatcggagtacggactcataggctttctattgtgcccgtacaccgctacatttatttccggaaaaagacggacacaaagcggctgagcactcacacgagcacttcagcggcttcattctagcgattggtgggggggggtcacagtgctcggacccccaccaatcca
Proteins encoded in this window:
- the MED16 gene encoding mediator of RNA polymerase II transcription subunit 16 translates to MDVAYICEWDRKPRTCHCPSIPLVCAWSCRNLIAFTTDQRNEEEKDLTHMIHILDTEHPWDIYSINSGHQEVITSLEWDQSGSRLLSADADGRIKCWGMTDHLANSWQSLVGSEVDGDPIIALSWLHNGVKLALHVEKSGVSSFGEKFSRVKFSPSLTLFGGKPMEGWIAVTVSGLVTVSLLKPNGQVLTATESLCRLRCRVALADIAFTGGGNIVVATCDGSSTSPVQFYKVCVSVVSEKCKIDTEILPSLFMRCTTDPARKDKFPAVTHLKFLARDMSEQVLLCASNQCSSVAECWSLRKEGLPLNNIFQQLSPGVSDKQPMILKWRILSATNELERVSAVALPKLPISLTNTDIKVANDTKFYPGLGLALAFHDGNVHIVHRLSLQTMAVLFGSSIRQSEEPSLKRQRSPTPCVHFKALQMSWTSLALVGLDTQGKLSMLRVSPSMGHALDMTTSLRHLLFLLEYCMVTGYDWWDILLHVQPNMVHNLVEKLHEEYTKQNAALQQVLSTRILSMKASLCKLSPSTITRVCDYHAKLFLISISCTLKSLLRPHVLHTPDKSPGDRLIEICNKFPDTDIDKVMINLKTEEFVLDMPTLQSLQQLIQWIGDFVLYLLACLPNQGSSFRPGHSFLRDGASLGTLREMMVMIRIWGLLKPSCLPVYTATSDTQDSMSLLFRLLTRLWMCCRDENHPCEPDEALIDECCLLPSQFLIPNMDWLPLGNGLISRLQSKLPLRLQFGKPPGAPSHVSVQYEAYTRSPTQPKIDHLRRLHLGTFPTEPCKSCTRCGCVTMLKSPNKATAVKQWEQRWIKTCLCGGLWRKMPHAYS